The Brassica rapa cultivar Chiifu-401-42 chromosome A10, CAAS_Brap_v3.01, whole genome shotgun sequence genome segment atgatattaatttatttgtaagatttgttaaatttatatacttaaaactGTAATTTTAGTCGCTTCTTCTCCATGTGATGTTTGCTTCTCTTTATTGTTAATTAcgtttcttttccttttttattatctCACAGTGGCTCAAACGATTGCAGATGATGATGAAAAGGCAAAGTCTTTACAAGCtgagttttattcttttaatgGTGTTAGCTATGACCTGTAGGAGCTTCGGTAGCATTGGAGTTGAGATTGAGAGGTAGCAACGTATGAAAGGACTACTAAACTTGAGTCTGATGAAAGACATTTGTTGACTCGTCAAAACATGCAGCGGAGAATTTTTAAGAAACAGTTCAACTAGAAAGGAGTCGAAGCATTGTCCTTATTTAATTTATGGGGCAATACATCACCAATCAAACTGATTGCTCTTGAAGTTGCTTAGGAAGAACAACAAGAACGGGTTCTAATTAAGTTTTATTATGAATCAGTGAGCCAACTTTATATTATACGATACAAAATAATTGACTTGGaatatacaaaaatttatgttttcggGACAGTGCTAGGTGCTCTAACAATACTATGCTTTTCTTATCATAAATAACAGGCGTTTCGgattataaaatttaagatttgGGAAGTTTTAATCTTTGATTTTGAGAAAACGATTTAGACTGCGGTCTAGGTGTCCTCTCCCTCATTACCAAATGTGTGTAGATGATTAAGCTCAGATATCAGACTGACTCTAGAACTTAACACTCCATCCAGCATTACCCGCTTTAATTATGGTACCtatgtattaatttttaaaagatatggTTTCTCAAAACTGATTAGAACTAGAAATTTCACCAACTTATACggaaacaataaaataattagttttacAATAACCAATCTTGATTGAACAAGTATTTTTCTAAGATAATAGCCTTCGCATGTGTAAGCCATTTGTTGTATGTCAGTTTACGATCAGACACTTTCTGTATAGTTTTATCATGATAATCTTCTTCGGATCCCTTGATAAAATTAACAGGTCATACATGCAGGTAAGGGTGGACGTTCTAGTATCCATTTGATTCGGTTCGGATCTATTCGGATTTCAGATTTTTGAGGTTAAAGATTTCAGTTTCATAAATTTCGGTTTGGGTTTGAATAATtcgtttaaattatttttaaaattttaaaattcatatatactttaaatttcttaaaatataaacataaaataatatattacatataactTTGAAAAGTGTATGTCAAAATacataaacttaacatataaattgatTTGAATTGAATATTTAGATAGATACtcaatagatatttcaagtatttttggtgctttgagtattatttatatattttcaaattttatatattaaatctaaaaataattaatatattaaaaaatatttcaaatatattcagatacccaaaatactttaGTTAGAGCCGGGTTTGAATATGTAgttaccaaaattttgaatctgttcagatatttaactaattttaattCGGATTCGATATTGTTTTTtagatcggattcggttcggttcttcggattCAAGTTTTTTGTTCAGCCCTTGCTGCAGTCTTGGGAATTTAATTATCTTGCCACTGTCTCACAAGTAGTGGAACTTAACAGATGGAAACTCTCGAGAGGGGGGACATCCAATCACTCATCTCTTTAAATCATGTCTTTCACCAGTGCTGCCTATTCTATCGAACTCAAGATGGTTTCTTTTGGTCAACCATACAGATTCTGAGCCAAACTTATTTTATTATAGGCGCACTTGAAGAGCCCTTCATCAGTTTATCTTTCCTATAGTATACATGGGTGGAACCTATTTATAATATAACACACAAGTGATTTGCAAACACATAAAATAAAGATACAAGTGATATGAATCCTTCATTGCATTTTAAGACTTTATTACACAAGTgataaatatgaaatatatatgtatatattttttttttgtaacacacaCACAAGTGGTATTTATTATTGGATTTTTCACAACTTTCTGACGAAGTCCAACGAAGCAATGGTATTATATAAATGCTTCAAAAGTTTAAACCACGGTCTTGAAGCCTTCGGAAATCAGCTCACGTTTGGGTTCCGGTGCACTCTTCCGCGTGGTCCGCCTCCACCTCACGTAGAATACAAGCAGACCGACGAGAAATCCGAGTATAACGATCACGTATATATAGATGAGCGATATGGGGATCTCATTCGGCCGGAGATTATACTTCATGTACGTCGAAAGTACATAAGAACAATCGAGAGGTAACGTAATGCATATATACCACCAAGTGTATGCTCCACCAACTGGTATGAGTATAAAAGTCAAGGCCATAGATAGGAAATAGGCTATTGTATTGAATCCCCATAATAGCACAATCTTGGATACGACATCGTTGCTTTTGATGAAATCCTCATCATCATCCGGTTGAACCGCGGTCTGATAAGTAGCGGTGATTATCAAAGCTGTTATCACGAGAAGAGCGTTCCGTGTTCCGTCTGTCATATTACTCTTATATCGTGCCAATCCCGTCGAACAATGTTCCCAGAAAGAGACGGGTGTCTTTAGGAAGACAGACATTGTGTTAACCGTGGTTACAGAGTCCCTGGTCTTACCCCCGGAATGTTGTATGattttctctgtttctttaATGTTCACGTGAGATCCATTGGCTCGTAAGACATCAAGGGCTGTCATGCCGCTTTTGTTCTGGATGTTGCGGTTCAGTGACATGCATTCCAACAGCTCTTTCACTGCCTGTATATATGTATTTCCCGACAACTATTTATCAGACAACTAGAGCACAACTGATTCAAAGAATATGAGAACTTGTGGATTAAAAGGAGGTCCACTCTACAAATAATTTAGAAATGTACCAAAGGGGTGTGTTCAATCTAGAATATATGaagtatatattaaaatgataaatctgATGTTATTCAAACCTGAATATTAGGAAGTATTTTAGAACCGAAAGTTATTGAACTTTTTATTTAGaatgtattttaaaatcgtTTAAGGTAATGGATTTTATGAGATTTCTAGTGATTTTGAGGtgtttttattgaaattttatataaaataattttttaatatcataGTTTTAGTTGGAATTCTCTAATTCAGCTAAAATTATCTTAACTCATTCAAATCAAATCACTCTATACCCTCTTAATTAAATACTAGAGATTATATGTtcatctttttaatatattatataaagaagTGTGCTAACATGATATTAAACGGCATTATAAGACTTAATAGCCAAAGTGTATTACTAATTGTATATGGTCATTTTGGGTCACATTCCAAATATACTATCTAAGTATCTAATATCACAATAGCATATTTAAACACCCTAACCGTGAATACGGATCCAACCATTTAAGTGCAGATAGTTTAAGAAATAGAGTGTGAATTTTCGACCATTTCACTATACAAAAGAAGGGCAAGAACATGCCTTACTATCATTCTTGTATGCCGCTAGGTGCAAGGCTGTGTTGCCGTCACGATCGCGTGTGTTCAGGACGTGTTTCTCAGTGGATAAAGCATCACTTATAAGCATTCTCTGCATCCAGCCTCTCAGAACTTCGAGCTCTTCGTGTCTATCGTTTTTAACCGTGATATGTAAAGCAGTCTCTCCATTAACATTTGCATCTCTAATGCTTTCAGGACATACAAAAAGAAACTCTGTAAGAAGATCCGCGTCGCCTTTTTCCGCCACAAGATGCAAAGGTGTTGTACCTGTCGTTAGTTAAATCTATCATCAAgtacttttatatatactatttgattcaaatatattttttaataacatttatttgGAGCATATAACTAAAATACCTCCTCTTCCTCGAATACGAACAAGACTGGGATCAAACTTGATTAGATCTTGCGCTAACTCAACGTGCTGGTTCTCGACAGCGAGATGCAAGGGACTAAGCCCATCCTTGTTCAATTTTTTGGCAAAAGATGGCTGTAGAATCATAAGTTCCATTGCCAAATCTATCTTCCCAGTGGATGAAGCTTCGTGGAGAGGTGTGTGGACGAAAGGTAAAACGTCGACTTTTTGAAGAATACATGGATCCGCTTGAATAAGAGAATATAAAGCATCAACGCTAGCAACGCTTTGAGCAACTGAAAACAACCTTGGATCCATATTATTGGAATGTGCTCTAGATTATaatcatttgaaaaaaaaattacgagTTTGATTAAAATTCTTGCAAATACGGAAGTGAATCTTGTATTGAATAAACCTGGAATAATTATATACCAGAACAGAATTTATCACTTATAAGTGTCGTGCTGATATAGTGCCACCGAGAACATGTGCTCTGTAAGTGTGTGTATTTTGGGAAGCTTATTCCTTGGTTTACAAGGTATGAACCTCCACTTCTTTTATAGGGCTTTTATCTCTACTGATACCTGGTGATCATCACACCAGCTTCTCCTTTTATAAGGAAGTAGATAGTTCCCACGCATTAACTTAATTTGGACTCGATACCTTTCTATAAAATACAACTTAATTGGATTCGATAccttttctttaaaatataacttaatTTGGATCCGATACCTTTCTATAAATACAACTTAATTGGATTCGAAACGTTTTCCATATTTgtatagttttgttttgttcataTTTGGAATTGGATATAGGTTGGGGTCCAATTCTTTCCATATCTATACTGCTAAAGCATTCATTTTATATGCCTGTATAAATTAATATGTCAGATTGAAAATaacaagttgacaaaaaaaaagagattgaaAATAACAAAGATTTTGGTATAACCTTAACAATATAAGTGTTGTTTTGGTTAAAGACTCGGTTTCTCGTCCTTACGTGTCAATTGCTTTGTATCTTTATTTTTCGTTTGATTTCATCCTATTTACTAGGTATTTTACCCGCACATGCAtgcataattattttataaatatttattaataaatatactaGTAGTTTAGAGATAAAAGaattaaatcaaatattaaatttatactaacattTTTgaattcttaatttttatttattttaaaccatTATTTGGATAAcaacattaatatttttattttaaaattttttgttatctttaataatgttttaatatattaatttataaacaattttctaatcaaataaataaatctataaTTGTTAGTATAAAGTaatgttattaaattaaattcttGGAATTGCCAAAACCTACAAAACCTCAAAATAAACCCAAAGCATACAAATATTAAGAGACCGAAACCAActttacatattatattaatcaaattaaataaaattatgtttgtCAATCGAAGCACGAATCCTCATctcccaaaaaaaatattaataatattattattataaaatttaataaataagataatatcaaatatttatgtGGATTATACATGTAATTatcataatattttcaaaactttttattattaattatataaatattataaaactatttattaaaattattatgactATTGATTATTAATTATGCTTATCATAcgtttatattaattaattatttaccataaccaactaaaaatatttaaaaatataatagataagtttaaaaatataacagatAAGTAAAGCTACTaactaaaaacaattaaaatataataataagtaaaattaCTAAGTAAAATTACtaagtaaaattatttaaaattttgattaaaaaaaactaaaactatggAGAAGCTGATACATAAGCCAAATCACTTTATAAATAAAGttattaaataactaataacTAAAAGcaattaaaacataataataagtaaaattattaagtaaaattatttaaaattatttaaaattttgacaaataaacaaaaaaacctaaaattatggaaaagcTGACACATAAGccaaatcacttcataaataatagtatagatttgaaAGTGTATATTATAATTTGGTGATATTTAACGTTTTCACCTTCTTATTCGAGCTAAATCATAACATGATGATGAATTTAAAAATTcaactaggtgttttgtccgcACATACGAGCTTAATTCTTTTATAAATACTTATTAATAAGTGTATTATTAGTTTAAAGATCAATAAATTTAATGTttcaattaaatttatattttttattaatctttaaatttcttaatttttagctttattgatttaaaaacattattttagatAACAACATACATTTAACATGTTTtactatattaatttataaacaattatctaattaaataaacaaatatataattgttaatATAATGTGATGTTACTAAACCAAATTCTTGGAATTACAAAAACCtacaaaatctcaaaataaatcaaaagcaCAAGAATATTAAACTGAACCcaattttacatattatattaatCAAACTAAAATAAGCtgtcaaaaaaatttaatcaaactaaataaaaatattgatatctGTATAATTATATTGTGAAATACCTCCTATAATAACTCAATAAACACTCAAACAAAGTAACCATGTTGACAAAgaaaacattaatatataatgtataagATATGAACATTTCCTATCTATTGTTATATTCATTTCTAAATGCTATAATAAAGAAAACTATGTTATAGTCAATCTCTATTTTCTCCTATAAAATAGAAACTgctattttcatatatatagtattttttcattataaaattataatttcttattttcaaatcatcttttgactttcaaattttaataattactaggttaagacccgcgccttgcgcgaaataaacattatatatataaattattttatatattatatgtttataacatattatgaaataaataaatatatatttaataattaaaaagtcattatctactacttatataattaaattggtgcgaacatataaataaattttataaatcgaaaaaatgttttttctatttgatatgatatataattaaatttaaatgatagtaacatatatatggtatattttaatattaatattcattagatgatgctttttgatcatatttttttttattatttgtatatgttatagcaaaaagtctaaattagtgataacaaaattttcactgtgggattaatggtttaagtaatttataatatttaaaaaaataaagttgtcaatatttttccaaattttttatcaaaacaatgttcaaagtaaatttcaaaatgaaaatatttatatatttttatatggcacatagtttaatttaaaacgatacatatatttatatatattttatttttgatacttattaaatgagactttcaacttatattattttttaattatttgtatcacgtcataacaaaagttttaaatcatagatcacaaaatttgaatgtgaaacttttaacagttttagtaatttatactcgtttttaaaaattcaaaatataatatataaataattttttaagtttttattatatagttactatgcttgtttaatttattttaatagcttaaaattaaacaaatataattataatacacacttatttttatcaaatctttattattcaaaatcattaattgttatatatactttagccacattaagctattccgtaatcttatttaaggaaataatgaaacacatttaataatgtatttattggagtttaataaaaagcttattatatatttagatggaccaacctatttctctaaggattctaagaatcattctagtgatgacatgtggctacaaaaaaatgttgcaatgcttctcaaataatatatatgggataactaaaacaaatcattttggaaaatatttttttttatttttaaaaatagaatcaCATTTTTCGTTTCATAACATTGTTTTACAGAAATTTTAAGTTAAACAAAGTTACAACTCTGtgaaattcttaaaaaataaaagttaatagagttaattttaaaaatttataaggtACTTGTtgtataaaaaattagttttatgaAAAATCTCTTTTGGAGGcagatattttgaaaatatttttaaaaagataattccatttccaataaaaatattttgagaaataaaaacaaataaacatttctgacaaaaatattaaatttgaacttaaataacaaataaattttattcttgCAGCTgaataataacaaataaattttcattatactaaaataattttataagccTACTTTAAATATTTAGTATAATGATAAacctaattattatatttttcaatatactactaattgtaaaaattaaaaagaaataagaaagaaagatgTAGATAAACACATAATAAACACATGGAATTATCTTCTTTTTCCAAAcacattttctattattttttatataaattttataaattatatatgtatacattagATATCAACGAATTTAAGCAgtctaattaaaattatttaattaaactaatgattCGTCCTAAAATTATgaagaacatgacaaataaaaaaatttacttctcaaataatagtatagatagatgcttgatttctgtttttcttttcctaaaaatgtaatgtttgtaagaaattgtatattttaacaaaaaatcaaGTTAAGAAATTGTATATTTATATCACGCAtcatctcatatatatatatatgtaatgtaAAATGTAAAACACAATATTCCTaagagataatttatatattacttgtaattatctaatttaatactttattttacatttaaattttataaaacatagataagtaatatagaaattatacttttaatataataaaacttattataaagtttattttagtattttatttatttttatattagatcACAAGTTACCTCGTTTAACTTATGATTTAGATGATCTGAGTTCGAATTTATATATTGAAGCTCATATAATAAATAGAGATTAAGTGTAATATACCCAATAGAGATCCATATTAGCTAAATGCCCTTGTGTAATAAATTCCAAAAGTCAGCTATCTTTTTGGGCCTGGACGGACGATAATACCCTTTTTTATCAGAGAAGATATGCAGAAGGAGATTCAGCGAAGAGTTGTTCTGACCTAGACCTGACCATAAGAAACGCTTCACTGAAATATCTAGTGGAAAAAGAGTAGATTTTATACAGTTTCTGATATTTCTTTTCACTGTAATCAAAACAATAGCAAATATATCATGTAAGCTGCAAGAAACTACATCAATGGTGGATCGATGctgagaatattttttttttttgataaaaatttgagaatataTTGGATGTGTATTAGgcttatttattttcttataattagaAAGAGTGAAGGAAATTAAAGATTGTAGAGAAGAGGGAGAGACAAGTGAATATATCATGGAGATTATAAAGCATGGACTGTTAAAAATGCTAtatattgaagaagaagaagaagttgagaTTACGTTATAAGATATTCTATAGCAGCTAATATGATGTGTTACATATCCAATATATATTAACGGTTAAATTTGTTGTTGACATACGTTACCTAACTTACATAGCGTGTAACTCTAAAATTTAGCGGGTACACATTATGTTAGCTGAAAACTAATTTGTGGTCAAATGATAATTAGTGTAATGTGTAACCGCTAATGCATAATAgtatatatcatttaatatgCATGGGAcaacatataaaatatgtaatataaaaATAGTATTAGACGCTAACGACCAAAAATACACCATGTATTTTAATGGTTTGCATTAAGTGatctaaatatatttatgtctACTTAAATTTTTCTATGTCTAAATATATGTGTATCGTGTTGGAGTATTGAAAGTTACTATACAATGTTAATTGTTATATAAAATGTTAGCATATAAATAGTAATTTCTCTTAAACAAATACATAAAccccaaaaaaaattatgaataacAACCAATCCGATAAAAACGTGGTTCCTCTACATAAAGACGTCGCCATCAATCTTCTTTCATAATCTTTCAGCTGTCACCAATTACGGTTCCGGAAAATTACGAAACACCTAACAAAACTTGTACGAGATAAGAAATAATGTATCAAATAACAACTTATTAATCCACACCAAGTATCAACCTATTTGTCAGCTAACAAACTTAgtataaaaaatacaaactatTTATTCAACCATTTATCATCTACACATACCATGTATCAATGAACGTCAAGTCTCTTGTAATTTCATACCAACCAATTATCAAATCTTCGGTATCAAATTATGTATCAACTAATAATACATGTACCAAGTAACAAAAAGTTTATCAGATAACAACCAAATTATCATGTAACATATTAATTCATAGACATCTAGCAATCCATTTGTCAGCTAATAAACCAAGTGTCAAACAATGTACGAGCTAGCAAACCATTTATCAACTAAATAAACCATATATCAGTTAACATCAAGTCTTTTGTAACATCATATCAAACAGTTATGAATTCTTCGGTGTCATCTTATGTGCCAGCTAACAAAACATGTAACAtataacaaatcatatatcatgtaaaaaatattatcatacaACATATAAACTCACAAGAACACCAAAGATCTGATAAAGCTGAAGTTCTATAAAAAAACATTCTGAAATTAATCGGAAGAGAGTGTTGAAATTAATAATCTCAAGCTCaccaaaaatatgttttgattcATGAGCTCCTTTTCAACACAACTTTCTCCTATGCAATCAAACAAATCTTTTTAGGCAGACATCAatcaaacaaattaaataaattcaaTAGAACAAGAAAAACTAGTTCAAATCTAACTTggtaaaaatcatttaaaattgttagatgaagaaaataataagaaaaaaatacagtGTAAGAAAGATTCAAACGACAATTTTGATTTTGTGGTACGAGTTGATACGGTCGCCCAACGGCTCTTCACTAACGGCAAACATTTTCGGCGGAAGTGGGATTTCAATCATCTGAATGCGTTTTTATGCTAAAAATTGAAGCCTAAAGGAAAAATGGGActctttagttttcttttcgAAAATGCACGAACCATAGAATTATCCAATGGTTAGGAAGAAGCGATCTGACATGCAACATAGCGGCTGCAAAACATAGGGGATGTAGTTTGCAGGGGCAAAAGGGTCATGCAAAATAGTTTACTTAATGCAGGAGTATATGATTAGATAGATGTGTCTTTAGTTGCATTGGCACCAATTATTGTATAATAAATGAGCTGAGCTGAACTAACTCATGAAAGATCCGAGTTCACTATGAGTTCAATCGAGCGGGCTGACACCTGATGCCGTTTGTAAAACAAAATTGGAAACAGTTCATAAATATATTGTTGCTATATTCAACATTTTTGGGGTGGGGGCTAATTATTATCAAATTTAAATGAAACTTCTTTTCTAAGCTCAAAGTGAAGCCTACTGAACTTGTTTGTTAGACTTTTAGGCCCATACTTGGCCAGTTAACTTGGTAACTCGGTTTCGATTTGTCTAGCCCATAACATGTCCTAATGgaataataataatttcaatATTTTGGAAATTTCCTGTCATATCATTGATACGAGTTCGAAACAAAGAaagtaaaagaaacaaaacaaccaAGCGGTGGGAGAAAAACATTCAAATCGTAGCCTTTCATTGAATAAGCATCAACGGTACAAAAAGCAACGATCCGCGTACTCTAATATAATTGGCCAGTAACTTTATTTAACATGGGCAATATAAAACCTAACGCAGGTTCGTTATCTCCCACGTTCGATCATTGCCAAAAGATTCATCTCAAATTTCGTTCGCTCTCCTTGATTGTTAAAAAAATGGCAGGTCGCGGAAAAACTCTCGGATCGGGTGCAGCGAAGAAAGCAACGTCTCGTAGCAGCAAGGCGGGGCTCCAATTCCCGGTGGGTCGTATCGCTCGATTCCTCAAAGCCGGTAAATACGCCGAACGTGTCGGAGCTGGTGCTCCGGTTTATCTCGCCGCCGTCCTCGAGTATCTAGCCGCCGAGGTGATTATAATCTCGTCCCATCGCATAGGCGTATCGGTTACGTCTCTGTGTGTTGCGTGATCTATGGTCAATCTATGGTTCTTTTATATTACGATTATGCCATGCAAATTTAgggtattttagtaatttatccGTTAATTGGTAACCTTTGGTTTgataaagttttcattttttttgggtAGTTTAATCTTATTACCAAACAGAATTGAAAGCATCCAGTTTTTGTTGTTGAGGCTGAAACATGTTTGTGTTTGATTCTGTTTAGGTACTTGAACTGGCTGGAAACGCAGCGAGAGACAACAAGAAGACACGTATCGTCCCTCGTCACATCCAGCTCGCCGTGAGAAACGATGAGGAGCTAAGCAAGCTTCTTGGAGATGTGACTATTGCCAATGGAGGAGTGATGCCCAATATCCACAACCTCCTTCTCCCCAAGAAGTCTGGTCCTTCAAAAGCTCAGGAAGATTAGGTCTCCTTAACACAATAAATAGGACAAAGTCGATCTCTGACTCTGTTTTCTCTTTGGctttcatataaaataaacGTGTACTAGCTAATATAGATCacttgtgacaaaaaaaaaaacagaaag includes the following:
- the LOC103844916 gene encoding ankyrin repeat-containing protein BDA1: MDPRLFSVAQSVASVDALYSLIQADPCILQKVDVLPFVHTPLHEASSTGKIDLAMELMILQPSFAKKLNKDGLSPLHLAVENQHVELAQDLIKFDPSLVRIRGRGGTTPLHLVAEKGDADLLTEFLFVCPESIRDANVNGETALHITVKNDRHEELEVLRGWMQRMLISDALSTEKHVLNTRDRDGNTALHLAAYKNDSKAVKELLECMSLNRNIQNKSGMTALDVLRANGSHVNIKETEKIIQHSGGKTRDSVTTVNTMSVFLKTPVSFWEHCSTGLARYKSNMTDGTRNALLVITALIITATYQTAVQPDDDEDFIKSNDVVSKIVLLWGFNTIAYFLSMALTFILIPVGGAYTWWYICITLPLDCSYVLSTYMKYNLRPNEIPISLIYIYVIVILGFLVGLLVFYVRWRRTTRKSAPEPKRELISEGFKTVV
- the LOC103844917 gene encoding histone H2A.6 translates to MAGRGKTLGSGAAKKATSRSSKAGLQFPVGRIARFLKAGKYAERVGAGAPVYLAAVLEYLAAEVLELAGNAARDNKKTRIVPRHIQLAVRNDEELSKLLGDVTIANGGVMPNIHNLLLPKKSGPSKAQED